One Paraburkholderia sp. IMGN_8 DNA window includes the following coding sequences:
- a CDS encoding metallophosphoesterase family protein, protein MTSHARTTRIGLISDTHNLVRPEALQFLAGCDAIIHAGDICNQPVLDALAQIAPVTAVRGNNDTGEWAAALPAHARLTVQQVTILVVHDIADVGGFTNDPRSEGIGVVVTGHSHKPSIAERDGVLFVNPGSAGPRRFKLPVSAGMLVVEGAHATATLEPLLT, encoded by the coding sequence ATGACTTCGCACGCGAGAACCACCCGCATCGGTTTGATCTCCGACACGCATAACCTTGTGCGTCCGGAGGCGCTGCAATTTCTCGCGGGCTGCGATGCGATCATTCACGCCGGCGATATCTGCAATCAGCCGGTGCTCGATGCACTCGCGCAGATCGCACCGGTCACGGCCGTGCGCGGCAATAACGACACCGGCGAATGGGCCGCCGCCTTGCCGGCCCACGCCAGGCTGACCGTCCAACAGGTGACGATCCTCGTCGTGCACGATATCGCCGACGTCGGTGGCTTCACCAACGATCCGCGCAGCGAAGGCATCGGCGTCGTGGTCACAGGCCACTCGCACAAACCGTCGATTGCCGAGCGCGACGGCGTACTGTTCGTCAATCCAGGCAGTGCCGGACCGCGGCGTTTCAAATTGCCGGTTTCGGCGGGCATGCTGGTCGTCGAAGGCGCGCACGCAACGGCTACGCTTGAACCGCTGCTGACATAA
- the proP gene encoding glycine betaine/L-proline transporter ProP, producing the protein MSFVAVIGVFTLTASSNGFWRHHKEEQRLSPDDITIVDKSLLKRAVGAMALGNAMEWFDFGVYSYIAVTLGKVFFPSSSPSAQLIATFGTFAAAFLVRPIGGMVFGPLGDRIGRQRVLAMTMIMMAIGTFAIGLIPSYATIGIFAPVLLLVARLVQGFSTGGEYGGAATFIAEFSTDKRRGFMGSFLEFGTLIGYVLGAGTVALLTATLSHDALLSWGWRVPFLIAGPLGLVGLYIRMKLEETPAFRKQAEQREAEDKALPKQSFRQLLVQQWKPLLLCVGLVLIFNVTDYMALSYLPSYLSATLHFNETHGLFLVLLVMVLMMPMTLAAGHLSDTIGRKPVMLFGCVGLFVLSIPALLLIRTGEMLPVFGGLMILGTLLSCFTGVMPSALPALFPTRIRYGALAIGFNISVSLFGGTTPLVTAWLVDSTGNLMMPAYYLMGASLIGIVSVFALHETAKKPLLGSGPCVATRAEAHAVLRGEREAAEMDERYAAAATARA; encoded by the coding sequence ATGAGTTTCGTCGCAGTCATTGGAGTTTTCACCTTGACCGCTTCCAGCAACGGCTTCTGGCGACACCACAAAGAAGAACAACGCCTCTCTCCCGACGACATCACGATCGTCGACAAATCTCTCCTCAAGCGGGCCGTCGGCGCGATGGCGCTCGGCAACGCAATGGAATGGTTCGATTTCGGCGTGTACAGCTACATCGCTGTCACGCTCGGCAAAGTGTTCTTCCCCTCGTCGAGCCCGTCCGCCCAGCTGATCGCCACCTTCGGCACGTTTGCCGCGGCGTTCCTCGTGCGGCCGATCGGCGGCATGGTGTTCGGGCCGCTGGGCGATCGCATCGGCCGTCAGCGGGTGCTGGCGATGACCATGATCATGATGGCAATCGGCACCTTCGCGATCGGCCTGATTCCAAGCTACGCAACGATCGGCATTTTCGCGCCGGTGCTGCTGCTGGTCGCGCGTCTGGTTCAAGGCTTCTCGACCGGGGGTGAATACGGCGGCGCCGCCACCTTCATCGCTGAATTCTCGACGGATAAGCGCCGCGGCTTCATGGGCAGCTTCCTCGAGTTCGGCACGCTGATCGGCTACGTGCTCGGCGCCGGTACGGTCGCGCTGCTGACCGCCACGCTGTCGCACGACGCGCTGCTGTCGTGGGGCTGGCGCGTACCGTTCCTGATCGCGGGTCCGCTGGGTCTGGTGGGTCTGTACATCCGGATGAAGCTCGAAGAAACGCCTGCGTTCAGGAAGCAGGCCGAACAACGCGAAGCCGAAGACAAAGCGCTGCCGAAGCAATCGTTCCGCCAGTTGCTCGTGCAACAGTGGAAGCCGCTCTTGCTATGCGTCGGCCTCGTGCTGATCTTCAACGTCACCGATTACATGGCGCTGTCGTATCTGCCGAGCTATCTGTCGGCCACGCTGCACTTCAACGAAACGCACGGCCTGTTCCTCGTGCTGCTCGTGATGGTGCTGATGATGCCGATGACCCTGGCGGCGGGCCACCTGTCCGACACGATCGGCCGCAAGCCGGTGATGCTGTTCGGTTGTGTGGGTCTGTTCGTGCTGTCGATTCCGGCCTTGCTGCTGATCCGCACGGGTGAAATGCTGCCGGTGTTCGGCGGTCTGATGATTCTCGGCACGCTGCTGTCGTGCTTTACCGGCGTGATGCCGTCGGCGCTGCCGGCATTGTTCCCGACCAGGATCCGCTACGGCGCGCTCGCGATCGGCTTCAACATTTCCGTGTCGCTGTTCGGTGGCACGACGCCGCTCGTCACGGCATGGCTGGTGGACAGCACAGGCAATCTGATGATGCCCGCGTACTACCTGATGGGTGCGTCGCTGATCGGCATCGTGTCGGTATTCGCGCTGCACGAAACGGCGAAGAAACCCCTGCTCGGCTCCGGTCCGTGTGTGGCGACGCGCGCAGAAGCGCACGCTGTGCTGCGCGGCGAACGTGAAGCGGCGGAGATGGATGAGCGTTACGCCGCGGCAGCAACCGCGCGCGCTTGA
- a CDS encoding oxidative damage protection protein codes for MTRMVQCAKLGKEAEGLDFPPLPGELGKRIYESISKEAWQAWLKQQTMLINENRLNMADPRARQYLMKQTEKFFFGEGADTAQGYVPPTAE; via the coding sequence ATGACTCGGATGGTTCAATGCGCGAAGCTCGGCAAGGAAGCCGAAGGTCTCGATTTTCCGCCGCTGCCGGGCGAACTCGGCAAGCGGATCTACGAAAGCATTTCGAAGGAAGCCTGGCAGGCCTGGTTGAAGCAGCAAACCATGCTGATCAACGAAAACCGCCTGAACATGGCCGATCCGCGCGCACGCCAATACCTGATGAAGCAAACCGAAAAGTTCTTCTTCGGCGAAGGCGCGGACACGGCGCAGGGTTACGTGCCGCCGACGGCTGAATAA
- the argA gene encoding amino-acid N-acetyltransferase, producing the protein MNSQTDLVPAPASAPAPAGATEDLAQHAQFVDWMRSVAPYIHAFRNKTFVVGFGGEVVHQGLLNALVSDIALLQAMGIQIVLVHGSRPQVEEQMSLHGVESEFSHGMRITDARALESAKEAAGEVRLDIEAAISQGLPNTPMAHAHISVVSGNFVTARPVGILDGVDFAHTGVVRKIDADSIRHSLASRKLVLLSPLGFSPTGEAFNLSMEDVASAAAIALRADKIVFLTETPGLMEAGENGPELIRELSLDDAYKLHESGEVTGDAGFYLKHSIRACRGGVARAHIIPYALDGSLLLELFLHDGVGTMISYENLESLREATPDDVGGILALIEPLESDGTLVRRGRHQIERDIDHFSVIEHDGVLFGCAALYPYTQERIGEMACLTVAPEAQGTGDGERLLKRIEQRARARGLTRIFVLTTRTEHWFLKRGFVKVTVDDLPEDRRRLYNWQRKSLVLMKQL; encoded by the coding sequence ATGAATTCCCAAACCGACCTCGTCCCCGCGCCCGCGAGCGCTCCGGCCCCCGCCGGAGCAACGGAAGACCTCGCACAGCACGCGCAATTTGTCGACTGGATGCGCTCAGTCGCCCCTTACATCCATGCGTTCCGCAACAAGACGTTCGTCGTCGGGTTCGGCGGCGAGGTGGTGCATCAGGGGCTCCTGAATGCGCTCGTGTCGGATATCGCGCTGTTGCAGGCCATGGGCATCCAGATCGTTCTGGTGCACGGCTCGCGACCGCAGGTCGAAGAGCAGATGAGCCTGCACGGCGTGGAATCCGAGTTTTCGCACGGCATGCGTATTACGGATGCGCGCGCGCTGGAGTCCGCGAAAGAAGCGGCCGGCGAGGTGCGTCTGGACATCGAGGCCGCGATCAGCCAGGGCCTGCCGAACACGCCGATGGCGCACGCGCACATCAGCGTGGTGTCGGGCAACTTCGTGACGGCACGGCCGGTCGGCATTCTGGACGGCGTCGATTTCGCCCACACCGGCGTGGTGCGCAAGATCGACGCGGATTCGATCCGTCATTCGCTCGCGAGCCGCAAGCTGGTGCTGCTGTCGCCGCTCGGCTTCTCGCCCACCGGCGAAGCATTCAATCTGTCGATGGAAGACGTCGCCTCGGCTGCCGCGATCGCGCTGCGCGCCGACAAGATCGTGTTCCTGACCGAAACGCCGGGCCTGATGGAAGCCGGCGAAAACGGTCCGGAGTTGATCCGCGAACTGTCGCTCGACGATGCGTACAAACTGCATGAAAGCGGCGAAGTCACCGGCGACGCCGGTTTCTACCTGAAACATTCGATCCGCGCCTGCCGCGGCGGCGTGGCGCGGGCGCACATCATCCCTTATGCGCTCGACGGCAGCCTGCTGCTCGAACTGTTCCTGCACGACGGCGTCGGCACGATGATCTCGTACGAGAACCTCGAAAGCCTGCGCGAAGCCACGCCGGACGACGTCGGCGGCATTCTCGCGCTGATCGAGCCGCTCGAATCCGACGGCACGCTGGTGCGGCGAGGCCGCCACCAGATCGAACGCGACATCGACCATTTCTCGGTGATCGAGCACGACGGCGTGCTGTTCGGCTGCGCGGCGCTGTATCCGTACACGCAGGAGCGCATCGGCGAAATGGCGTGTCTGACGGTCGCCCCTGAAGCGCAAGGCACAGGCGACGGTGAGCGCCTGCTCAAGCGCATCGAACAACGCGCGCGGGCACGCGGCCTCACGCGGATTTTCGTGCTCACCACGCGCACCGAACACTGGTTCCTCAAGCGCGGCTTCGTCAAGGTCACGGTCGACGACCTGCCGGAAGACCGCCGCCGGCTCTATAACTGGCAGCGTAAGTCGCTCGTGCTGATGAAACAGCTCTAA
- the hrpA gene encoding ATP-dependent RNA helicase HrpA, which produces MSNVPKSPATANENVVPAADQVNAGDAARRIVQDATHNTPPAAREERRAAQGTQASAQKKNPPRPPRVPRAVEPNPIPPITFPEALPVSGRRDEIARAIAQNQVVIVCGETGSGKTTQLPKICLALGRGLGAGGAGLIGHTQPRRIAASATGRRIAEELGTPFGEVVGYKVRFTDNLSPGASVKLMTDGILLAETQTDPLLKAYDTLIIDEAHERSLNIDFLLGYLKEILVKRPDLKLIVTSATIDADRFARHFGSEEKPAPVIEVSGRLYPVEVRYRPVAEDSPAVKAAEGSSASSRERPKTQRETDRDLMEAIVDAVDELCREGPGDVLVFLPGEREIRDAAEALRKHHPPHTEILPLFARLSAAEQERVFRTSNARRIVLATNVAETSLTVPGIRYVVDTGLARVKRYSYRNKVEQLQVESISQAAANQRAGRCGRVADGVCIRLYEESDYQGRVRFTDPEILRSSLASVILRMKSLHLTAIETFPFIEPPPGRAIADGYQLLNELGAVDDDNQLTPLGRELARLPLDPRVGRMILAARDQQALKEVLIIASALSVQDPRDRPIEAQEQADQAHRRFADERSEFLQWLKIWNWFEEAIAHKKSNRQLQDECRKNFLSQLRLREWRDVHSQLLTVVREHGWRLNETEATFEQIHLALLTGLLGNIGLKADDEPYYLGARGIKFYLWPGSALVKKAGKWVIAAELVETSRLYARCIAKIEPEWIERIGAHLLKKSLSEPHWEKRAAQVSAFERAMLYGLPIYHRRRVSFGKQDPARARELFIRGALVEGEFDTKLAFFAHNRKLLADIEQLEHKSRRQDVLVDDELIFGFYDQALPQGIYTGASFERWYRDEVKKSGQPEDKLRLLYLSRDDLMRHEAAGVTTDLFPKRMTMAGVEMALTYHFEPGSPRDGVTLAVPLYALNQVDARRCEWLVPGMLKEKTQLLLKSLPQKLRRHCVPLPEYAAGFVDRHSGPRFGAGGVLESLIADIREQTQVAMKQSDFKLETLTPHLFMNFKVVDEHGRQLAMGRNLSQLRAELGGQAQQHFQKIASSAAGAALADAGGGSVAAAAAGAAPRGKGAAPGPQTAPQDGAPATALYEKLTTWNFGKLPDLLEIRRGGQTLFGYPALVDRGTHCDVEVFDSPDEAARIHRAGLRRLFALQLKEPIKYLEKNLPGLREMAMQFMPRGTQEELRDQLIDTALDRACLQDPLPADDVSFHTRRDEGRSRLTLLAQEIARLVGQILTEYATVTKKLVQAKSFTAAHADMQNQFDGLIGKRFVVDTPYSQLAHFPRYLKGIALRIDKLKADSARDARQFAEFQPLLQNYQRALAQRGGVLDPRLSEFRWLLEELRISLFVQELRTPMPVSVKRLYKVWESMQR; this is translated from the coding sequence ATGTCGAATGTACCCAAAAGTCCCGCTACGGCGAACGAGAATGTCGTGCCGGCCGCCGATCAGGTGAACGCCGGCGACGCCGCGCGCCGTATCGTGCAGGACGCTACCCACAACACGCCGCCGGCGGCGCGTGAAGAGCGGCGTGCCGCGCAGGGCACACAGGCGTCTGCGCAGAAAAAAAATCCGCCGCGCCCGCCGCGCGTTCCGCGCGCCGTCGAACCGAACCCGATCCCGCCGATCACGTTCCCCGAAGCGCTGCCGGTCTCCGGCCGCCGCGACGAGATCGCGCGCGCCATCGCGCAGAATCAGGTGGTGATCGTCTGCGGCGAGACCGGCTCCGGCAAGACGACGCAGTTGCCGAAAATCTGCCTCGCTTTGGGGCGCGGCCTCGGCGCCGGCGGCGCCGGTCTGATCGGCCATACGCAGCCGCGCCGGATCGCCGCGTCGGCGACGGGCCGCCGCATCGCCGAAGAACTCGGCACGCCGTTCGGCGAAGTGGTCGGCTACAAGGTGCGCTTTACCGACAATCTGTCGCCGGGCGCGTCGGTCAAGCTGATGACCGACGGTATTCTGCTCGCCGAAACGCAGACCGATCCGCTGCTGAAAGCCTATGACACGCTGATCATCGACGAAGCGCACGAGCGCAGCCTGAACATCGATTTTCTGCTCGGCTATCTGAAGGAAATTCTCGTCAAGCGTCCCGATCTGAAGCTGATCGTGACCTCGGCGACGATCGACGCGGACCGCTTCGCGCGCCATTTCGGCAGCGAGGAGAAACCCGCGCCGGTGATCGAAGTGAGCGGGCGTCTCTATCCGGTCGAAGTGCGTTACCGGCCGGTGGCGGAGGACAGCCCGGCGGTGAAGGCGGCGGAAGGTTCTTCCGCATCGTCGCGTGAAAGGCCGAAAACCCAGCGCGAGACTGACCGTGATCTGATGGAAGCAATCGTCGACGCTGTCGACGAACTGTGCCGCGAAGGTCCGGGCGATGTGCTCGTCTTCCTGCCCGGCGAGCGCGAGATTCGCGACGCCGCCGAGGCGCTGCGCAAGCACCATCCGCCGCATACGGAAATTCTGCCGCTGTTCGCGCGCCTTTCCGCTGCCGAACAGGAGCGCGTGTTCCGCACCTCGAACGCGCGCCGCATCGTGCTGGCGACCAACGTCGCCGAAACCTCGCTGACGGTGCCGGGGATTCGCTATGTGGTCGATACCGGGCTCGCGCGCGTGAAGCGTTACTCGTATCGCAACAAGGTCGAGCAACTGCAGGTCGAGTCGATTTCGCAGGCTGCCGCCAATCAGCGGGCGGGGCGTTGCGGCCGCGTCGCCGATGGCGTGTGCATTCGTCTGTATGAAGAAAGCGACTATCAGGGCCGCGTGCGTTTCACCGATCCGGAAATCTTGCGCTCGTCGCTGGCGTCGGTGATTCTGCGGATGAAGTCGCTGCACCTGACCGCGATCGAAACGTTCCCGTTCATCGAGCCGCCGCCGGGCCGTGCGATCGCCGACGGCTATCAACTGCTCAACGAACTCGGCGCGGTCGACGACGACAACCAGCTCACGCCGCTTGGCCGTGAACTCGCGCGCTTGCCGCTCGATCCGCGGGTCGGCCGGATGATTCTCGCCGCGCGCGATCAGCAGGCATTGAAGGAAGTGCTGATCATCGCCAGCGCGCTGTCGGTGCAAGACCCACGCGACCGGCCGATCGAAGCGCAGGAGCAGGCCGATCAGGCGCATCGCCGCTTCGCCGACGAGCGTTCCGAATTCCTCCAGTGGCTGAAAATCTGGAACTGGTTCGAAGAAGCGATCGCGCACAAGAAGTCGAACAGGCAGTTGCAGGACGAGTGCCGCAAGAATTTTCTGTCGCAACTGCGGCTGCGTGAATGGCGCGACGTGCATTCGCAGCTGCTGACGGTAGTGCGCGAGCACGGCTGGCGTCTGAACGAGACCGAAGCGACCTTCGAGCAGATTCACCTTGCGTTGTTGACCGGCTTGCTCGGCAACATCGGCCTGAAGGCCGACGACGAACCGTATTACCTCGGCGCACGGGGCATCAAGTTCTATCTGTGGCCGGGTTCCGCGCTGGTGAAGAAGGCGGGTAAGTGGGTGATCGCCGCCGAACTGGTCGAGACGAGCCGTCTGTACGCGCGTTGTATCGCGAAGATCGAGCCGGAATGGATCGAGCGGATCGGTGCGCACTTGCTGAAAAAGTCGCTCTCCGAACCCCATTGGGAGAAGCGCGCGGCGCAGGTGTCGGCGTTCGAGCGCGCGATGCTGTACGGCCTGCCGATCTATCACCGGCGGCGCGTGAGCTTCGGCAAACAGGATCCGGCGCGCGCGCGCGAGTTGTTCATTCGCGGCGCACTGGTCGAAGGCGAATTCGATACGAAGCTCGCGTTCTTCGCGCATAACCGCAAGCTGCTCGCCGATATCGAGCAACTGGAACATAAGTCGCGCCGCCAGGACGTGCTGGTCGACGACGAACTGATCTTCGGCTTCTACGATCAGGCGTTGCCGCAGGGCATTTACACCGGCGCGTCGTTCGAGCGCTGGTATCGCGACGAGGTGAAAAAGAGCGGCCAGCCAGAGGACAAACTGCGCCTGTTGTATCTGTCGCGCGACGATCTGATGCGGCACGAAGCAGCCGGCGTGACGACCGATCTGTTTCCGAAGCGGATGACCATGGCGGGTGTCGAGATGGCGCTCACCTATCACTTCGAACCCGGTTCGCCGCGCGACGGCGTGACGCTCGCGGTGCCGCTCTATGCCCTCAATCAGGTCGATGCGCGGCGCTGTGAGTGGCTTGTGCCCGGCATGCTGAAAGAGAAGACGCAACTGCTGCTGAAGTCGCTGCCGCAGAAGCTGCGGCGTCATTGCGTGCCGCTGCCCGAGTACGCGGCAGGCTTTGTCGACCGGCATAGCGGTCCGCGTTTCGGCGCGGGCGGCGTGCTCGAGTCGCTGATCGCCGACATTCGCGAGCAGACCCAGGTCGCGATGAAGCAATCGGACTTCAAGCTCGAGACGCTGACGCCGCATCTGTTCATGAATTTCAAGGTCGTCGACGAGCATGGGCGGCAGCTCGCGATGGGCCGCAACCTGTCGCAACTGCGCGCCGAACTCGGCGGGCAGGCGCAACAGCATTTTCAGAAGATCGCCTCCAGTGCGGCTGGGGCGGCGTTGGCGGATGCGGGTGGCGGCAGTGTCGCGGCCGCGGCAGCAGGCGCTGCGCCGAGAGGCAAGGGCGCGGCACCCGGTCCGCAAACCGCGCCGCAAGATGGTGCGCCGGCCACTGCGCTGTACGAGAAGCTCACCACCTGGAATTTCGGCAAGCTTCCCGACTTGCTCGAAATTCGCCGCGGCGGGCAGACGCTGTTCGGTTATCCGGCGCTGGTGGATCGCGGCACGCACTGTGACGTCGAAGTGTTCGATTCGCCGGACGAAGCCGCGCGCATTCATCGCGCGGGACTGCGGCGCCTCTTCGCGTTGCAGTTGAAGGAGCCGATCAAGTACCTGGAAAAGAATCTGCCGGGCCTGCGCGAAATGGCGATGCAGTTCATGCCGCGCGGCACCCAGGAAGAACTGCGCGATCAACTCATCGACACCGCGCTCGACCGCGCGTGCCTGCAAGACCCGCTGCCTGCCGACGACGTCAGCTTCCACACGCGCCGCGACGAAGGCCGTAGCCGCCTGACTTTGTTGGCCCAGGAAATCGCCCGGCTGGTCGGTCAGATACTCACTGAGTACGCGACCGTGACGAAGAAGCTGGTGCAGGCAAAGTCGTTCACGGCGGCGCATGCGGACATGCAGAACCAGTTCGATGGACTGATCGGCAAGCGCTTCGTGGTCGACACACCGTATTCTCAGCTGGCGCATTTTCCGCGCTATCTGAAGGGTATCGCGCTGCGCATCGACAAGCTCAAGGCGGATTCCGCCCGCGACGCAAGGCAGTTCGCCGAATTCCAGCCGCTGTTGCAGAACTACCAGCGCGCGCTGGCGCAACGCGGCGGCGTGCTGGATCCGCGCTTGTCTGAATTCCGCTGGCTGTTGGAGGAGTTGCGGATTTCGCTATTCGTGCAGGAGTTGCGTACGCCGATGCCGGTATCGGTGAAGCGTCTCTACAAGGTGTGGGAATCGATGCAGCGCTGA
- a CDS encoding beta-propeller fold lactonase family protein, translated as MRKFLLPGVTATFAAGAALVAAAGFFSPAAHANSVIVLNSGEATLSLIDETTRQVVGTVPTGKEPHHLMATPDNSSLIVANSVSNNLMFVDPKSGKVQRWVENIEDPYQIGFSPDRKWVVTTGLRLDRLDIYHYDAQNNMTLASRLPLAVMPSHMAFTNDSKTVFVTLQVSGELAAIDLATQTVKWKMKVGKVPAGLWMTPGEKYLLIGMTGADYVAVVDWRNQKIVKTIQTGKGAHNFRSLADGKHVAVSNRVASTISIIDEDTLTNVGDITGLMPGPDDMELSADKRYLWVTFRFAKHVGIIDLNSRKLIQTIAVGRSPHGIYFFNRAPVTAPNGA; from the coding sequence ATGCGTAAATTTCTTCTTCCCGGCGTGACTGCCACGTTCGCCGCAGGCGCTGCGCTGGTCGCCGCCGCAGGCTTTTTTTCTCCGGCCGCCCACGCCAACAGCGTGATCGTGCTCAATTCCGGCGAAGCCACGCTGAGCCTGATCGACGAGACGACTCGCCAGGTCGTCGGCACGGTGCCGACGGGCAAGGAACCGCATCACCTGATGGCCACGCCGGACAATTCGTCGCTGATCGTCGCGAATTCGGTGTCGAACAACCTGATGTTCGTCGATCCGAAGTCGGGCAAGGTGCAGCGCTGGGTCGAGAATATCGAGGATCCGTACCAGATCGGCTTTTCGCCTGACCGCAAGTGGGTCGTCACCACCGGTCTGCGTCTGGACCGCCTCGACATCTATCACTATGACGCCCAGAACAACATGACGCTGGCCTCGCGCCTGCCGCTCGCGGTCATGCCGAGCCACATGGCGTTCACCAACGACAGCAAGACGGTGTTCGTCACACTGCAGGTTTCGGGTGAGCTGGCCGCGATCGATCTGGCCACGCAAACCGTCAAATGGAAGATGAAGGTCGGCAAGGTGCCGGCCGGCCTGTGGATGACGCCCGGCGAAAAGTACCTGCTGATCGGCATGACCGGCGCGGATTACGTCGCTGTGGTCGACTGGCGCAATCAGAAGATCGTCAAGACGATCCAGACAGGCAAGGGGGCGCACAACTTCCGCTCGCTGGCTGACGGCAAGCACGTCGCGGTGTCGAACCGCGTTGCGAGCACGATCAGCATCATCGACGAAGACACGCTCACCAACGTCGGCGACATCACCGGTTTGATGCCGGGGCCGGACGACATGGAACTTTCCGCCGACAAACGCTATCTGTGGGTTACCTTCCGCTTCGCGAAGCACGTGGGCATCATCGACCTGAATTCGCGCAAGCTGATCCAGACGATTGCCGTCGGCCGTTCGCCACACGGTATCTATTTCTTCAATCGCGCGCCGGTGACGGCGCCGAACGGCGCGTAA
- a CDS encoding sterol desaturase family protein, which produces MFHLIFSSLDSFVSAVQTLLYVDVVQPLLFRFDLMDYDEDTFDSLYWVLVGVFEVLAMYAVLRPLEALRPVEQWENRKAVRVDVIYTWIAKLGILNLFFFFALQPFFDNVQAWLRLHDIANIDFDNLWPGVTTQPLVTFVMYLLVLDFAGYWYHRWEHRFGVWWELHAVHHSQQQMSLWSDDRNHLLDDLLQASFFAAIALVIGVPPSQFVVLVAITNLAQSVQHANIRLYFGWLGERLLVSPTFHRRHHAIGYGHEGLKYGCNFGVLFPWWDMLFRSVSWSREMEPTGIRDQLEGRRYGDGFWAQHWLAFVRIAGRLSSKRRVEGSGSAAV; this is translated from the coding sequence ATGTTCCATCTGATTTTTTCTTCCCTCGACAGCTTCGTCTCAGCCGTGCAGACGCTGCTGTACGTCGACGTGGTGCAGCCGCTGCTGTTCCGCTTCGACCTGATGGATTACGACGAAGACACTTTCGACAGCCTGTATTGGGTGCTCGTCGGCGTCTTCGAGGTGCTGGCGATGTACGCGGTGCTGCGCCCGCTCGAGGCGCTGCGCCCGGTTGAGCAGTGGGAAAACCGCAAGGCGGTACGGGTCGACGTGATCTACACCTGGATCGCCAAGCTCGGCATCCTCAACCTGTTCTTCTTTTTCGCGCTGCAGCCGTTCTTCGACAACGTGCAGGCCTGGCTGCGGCTGCACGACATCGCGAATATCGACTTCGACAATCTGTGGCCGGGCGTCACCACGCAGCCACTCGTCACGTTCGTGATGTATCTGCTGGTGCTCGATTTCGCCGGTTACTGGTATCACCGCTGGGAACATCGGTTCGGCGTGTGGTGGGAGCTGCACGCGGTGCATCACAGCCAGCAACAGATGTCGCTATGGTCGGACGACCGCAACCATCTGCTCGACGATTTGTTGCAGGCGTCGTTTTTCGCGGCGATCGCGCTGGTGATCGGCGTGCCGCCGTCACAATTCGTCGTGCTGGTGGCGATCACGAATCTCGCGCAGAGCGTGCAGCACGCGAACATCCGCCTGTACTTCGGCTGGCTCGGCGAGCGTCTGCTGGTCAGCCCGACCTTCCATCGCCGGCATCATGCGATCGGCTACGGCCACGAAGGGCTGAAGTACGGTTGCAACTTTGGAGTGCTGTTCCCGTGGTGGGACATGCTGTTTCGCAGTGTGTCGTGGAGCCGCGAAATGGAGCCCACCGGCATCCGCGATCAACTCGAAGGCCGCCGCTATGGCGACGGTTTCTGGGCGCAGCATTGGCTCGCTTTTGTGCGGATCGCCGGGCGGCTCTCGTCGAAGCGCCGCGTCGAAGGCAGCGGCTCCGCTGCAGTCTGA
- a CDS encoding EI24 domain-containing protein, whose protein sequence is MNDLLRSFGRALTSALHPRMLWLTFMPFLAATVGWGVILWFSWQTLIGATRTWLESWSFTVTLYHLFDWLGFSALHTAIAPFIVIAMAIPLIVVSVLLLIATVSMPAVIRFLSARQFASLEMRRGGTWYGSLGQALWTTLVCLVLLIVTLPLWLVPPFFALIPPLLWGWLTYRVMSYDALALHATRDERRELVRRFRLPLLLIGIASGLLGSLPTLLWASSVWLIVLFPVITAVTIWIYAFILVFSALWFGYYCLRALQRMRAEEHGARHAAPVPY, encoded by the coding sequence ATGAATGATTTGTTGCGCTCGTTCGGACGCGCGCTCACAAGCGCGCTCCACCCGCGCATGCTCTGGCTGACCTTCATGCCGTTTCTCGCGGCAACGGTCGGGTGGGGCGTGATTCTCTGGTTTTCCTGGCAGACGCTGATCGGCGCGACCCGCACGTGGCTCGAAAGCTGGTCGTTTACCGTCACGCTTTATCATCTGTTCGACTGGCTCGGCTTTTCGGCGCTGCACACGGCAATCGCGCCTTTTATTGTGATTGCGATGGCGATTCCGCTGATCGTCGTCAGCGTGCTGCTGCTGATCGCCACAGTGTCGATGCCGGCGGTGATCCGCTTTCTGTCGGCACGGCAATTCGCGAGCCTTGAAATGCGCCGTGGCGGAACGTGGTACGGTAGTCTCGGCCAGGCGCTGTGGACCACGCTGGTGTGTCTGGTGCTGCTGATCGTCACGTTGCCGCTCTGGCTGGTGCCGCCGTTTTTTGCGCTGATTCCGCCGCTGCTGTGGGGCTGGCTGACCTATCGCGTGATGAGCTACGACGCGCTCGCGTTGCACGCGACGCGCGACGAACGGCGTGAGCTGGTGCGGCGTTTCCGGCTGCCGCTACTGCTGATCGGCATCGCCAGCGGTCTGCTGGGTTCGCTACCGACGCTGCTGTGGGCGTCGTCGGTATGGCTGATCGTGCTGTTCCCGGTGATCACCGCGGTGACGATCTGGATCTACGCGTTCATCCTCGTGTTTTCGGCCCTGTGGTTCGGCTACTACTGTCTGCGCGCGCTCCAGCGCATGCGCGCGGAAGAGCACGGCGCGCGGCACGCGGCGCCGGTTCCTTACTGA